The nucleotide sequence agagtgatggagtgctgtatcagatgacctggcctccacaatcacctgacctcaacccaattgagatggtttgggatgagtttaactgcagagtgaaggaaaagcagccaacaagtgctcagtatatgggggaactccttcaagagtgTTGGAAAACCAttactcatgaagctggttgagagaatgccacgagtgtgcaaagctatcatcaaggcaaaggggggctactttgtagaatctcacattttaaatatattttgatttgtttaacacttttttggttactacaggattccatgtgttatttcatagttttgatgtcttcactattattctacaatgtagcaaatagtacaaataaaaacacttgaatgaataggtgtgtccaaacttttgactggtactgtatgcgtTTAATATACTATGTATATGAGAAAATGTTTGATCACAGAATATTCCATAAATTTCCAGAAAATAAAACAGCTGTAACTCATTCACTGTAAAGGGTATTACTATTCTGATTTCAGATGATCAATCCTTACAACATAAAGAAGATGAAACATGCTCTTAAGTTTTTTCTCCACCTTCATTAGGATGTTGTGTAAAAGGCAGTTTGGGGAAAATAACAGATTTTTGTTTAAGATACAGTACACATTTTCACAGGTGTTTCTCGCGACTGATTACCATTTGATTGATGCCGTGCTATTGTATGTTATATCATTTGAAAGGGCTGTTTCTCAGCTTTCAAAATATGTATCATGTTTTCAGATATGGGTTGACACCAGCAAATATTGCTCATTAAATGCATGCAGAGGTCATGGTCTGAGTAAATTCTGGAATTCCAAAACTCTCCTTCCGGTTATACAACAATGCCAATATGGTGATTTACAGGTACAGTTAGCTGGTGTTCTAAAGCCTACTGTTTCCACTCCCCTTTAATATTGTATTAACAATCTTGCATGTATGTAATGGCTGAACATAAGGGTTGAGGTAAAAATATGCCTCATAGCATGAGATGCCAGAGGTCGAGCTCACATATTGTTCATTCTTATGTGCATGCACTGCATGTAGGATATTTTATGTAGGTGGGATTGTTGGCGGTTTGAAATGGTGACTCGTATGTACTTCTAATGCACACTTTCCTTCTCTATCTTTCCCCTTCTAAGGTTGTCATGCTTCAATTGAAGCTTGGACTTTCGGGAAGCAAAACCAGAACAGAAGCTGTGCAGTACTGTTACTTCCCATCTGGACATCACACCTGAATGCTTAACTGACCAACAAAGCTTTGACAGGAAAACAGTGAACACACATCAAaaatcaatatttgcacattctgTGCTTCATCCAACTGGGAATCTGCAAATGCCTTGTTCTTTATCAAATTGAGTGGTGAATTTCTAAGGCCAAGCCAAAAACATTTGGAATGAAGAAGTGAAGCAGACTTTTCCCCCCTTGATGTGGATCATGTTAACATTCTAGTTAACCCTCAATATCAACAAGACTGGACTGCCCAGGCTTTGGAGCTGAGCGCAAATTAAATGAACCCTGGTTCAGCTTAAAATGAGTACAGAGTGAGACAACCCTGTGTATCACCATTATCTTTCAGTGTAGATTTTACCCACTGAGAGTTATTGAAACAGGAGGAGACCATGAAAGCAGCAGTTGATAGGAAGTCAGGGTCTGAGGTGTTGTGCTCGGCCTGGCTGGAGTGGAGATAAGAGCTTGGgcgagagagaaaacagagtttGATGAGACAAGCAGAATACAAATCAGTGTCTACTGTCCCTCAGCCAGATGGCCGAATCAAACCAATATTAGTGTGTCTGCTGAAATGGACAGTGATTCAGCAACTATAATGGCTTTATTGGTTATGCATTGAAATTGTACGAGCATAATCAAAAGCTCTAATATGAAACTAAATAGCAATCACCTTTTTTGTAAATCTCAATTTTGGAGATTTTGTCTCAGAACCCAGTGTATCTCCAAGAATGAAATTATGGATAAAGGATCCATCAGGTCCCATGGATACGTGTGACAACCAACAGTGACACCCATCAATGCAGCCCTCGCACTATGCCGAGAAGACAAAGGAAAGCATAGGCCCTGATTTGATTGTGGTCATGTGGCACATCTAGACCTTGAACAAAGGAAAAGGCAAGATGGATCAGGATAATAGCTCCATTGATCCGTTCTTCACCAACGCCACGGAGAGCTCTGAACCCACAGAGGCACTATGGGACAAAGCCACTCTCCTGGGGCTCCAGATCTTCCTGTCAGCCATCCTGGCAATCGTCACCCTGGCCACCGTGCTGTCCAATGCCTTTGTCATCGCAACCATATTCCTGACTCGGAAGCTACACACGCCAGCCAACTTTCTGATTGGCTCGCTGGCTGTGACAGACCTGCTGGTGTCCATCCTGGTCATGCCTATCAGTATCTTGTACACAGTGAGTAAGACCTGGGCCCTGGGGCAGATTGTCTGCGACATCTGGCTGTCATCGGACATCACCTTCTGCACTGCCTCCATCCTGCACCTGTGCGTCATCGCGCTGGACCGCTACTGGGCCATCACTGACGCCCTGGAGTACTCCAAGCGTCGGACAATGCGTCGAGCGGGCCTGATGATAACGGTGGTATGGGtgatctccatctccatctccatgccGCCGCTCTTCTGGAGGCAGGCCAAGGCCAACGAGGAGGTGATGGAGTGCATAGTGAACACGGATCAGATCTCCTACACGCTCTACTCCACCTTCGGGGCGTTCTACGTTCCCACTGTTTTGCTGATCATCCTCTACGGCCGGATCTACGTGGCAGCCCGCTCACGCATCTTTAAGACACCAGTGTCGTGCGGCAAGCGTTTCACCACGGCCCAGCTCATCCAGACGTCGGCCGGCTCCTCCATTTGCTCCATCAACTCCGCCTCCAACCAAGAGGGCCACCTGCACCCCGGAGGGGGAGGCAACACGGGAGGAGTGGCAGTAAACGGAGGTGGAGGAAGTAGTGGTGGGTCGCCTCTCTTCAATAACTGCGTGACGGTGAAGTTGGCTGACAGTGTGCTGGAGAGGAAACGTCTGTGCACCGCTCGGGAGAAGAAGGCCACCAAGACGCTAGGCATCATCCTGGGAGCCTTCATCGTGTGTTGGCTACCCTTTTTCGTGGTCACCCTGGTACTGGCCATCTGCAAAGAATGCTGGTTCCACCCAGTGCTCTTCGACGTGTTCACCTGGCTTGGCTACCTAAACTCGCTCATCAATCCCGTTATCTACACTGCCTTCAATGACGAGTTCAAACTGGCCTTCCACAAACTCATCAAGTTCAAGAGATGCTACTAAGGGAATGCAAGTATTGTACATACAAAATATATCAGCGTTTCCCAAACGTGGGGTCTCCTGATTTGAAAATGGGATTGCGAGAGAAACtctgaagaaaaaaataaataattgtgcTTGGTTCATAAAACAGGGATTACGTCAGTTGTAATTAATGTGGTTCTAATTTTTTTATGTGGttctatttttttttggggggggggtataaacTACAAAATATTATGATCCCGTCACTGAAAGATAAGACTCAGGAACATGTATGCGTCTTCGGTGTCCCTCTACAATGCCCACAAGCCTCATTAGAACAGAGTGGACAAGACCAGGTACTAAGTCAGACTGTGGAGAAAAGCACATCATTCGCTAGTTTTCCATCCAATTTGtaacagattttcatgcgaatattctcaAATCTGCCTAAAACAATATGCGCCATCAAACTGAATTGTTGAGGATAAAACGATGTgcatgatgacgtagtgcacataaaagtAACTTTTGCCGTTCAATCCCCATGTACCAAATTAAAagtacaagttaaatgggtttccatcacattttcaactcaaCTGATGGTTTTGCGTTATATTGCAAATGTGCCCTCTCTGGTTTTGGCACATGCGCTGTAGCCAACAGTtcgcagatacagtgcaggtaggctACCTACattgagattattatggataagggCGAGATTATTTGTACTAATGAATGACGTTTTATTTTCTTGTGAAATCGCCAATTGGCAACGCATCCCGTATGTGATTAATTGACACAAACAAACATTAAAATAATTCACTATGGTAATTAAATGAGAATTCTTATCCCCGGTGTTCTCTGCATTGCGCATCgcgaacagagtgagagaaaaaagTCAGGTAAAAATCAATACATAAGTAGCCTAAATAAGGTTGTTTTTGTCAAACGGAAGCCAaccatcgatcatcatgtcacaaGAATATGACTTTCAATATTTATTGAAAAGGAGCATCAAACTCATCACCTTGCACATTCACctccctgtgaagttcatcataatttatttaatcttATTTAATAAACTGCATGATTTCCCAAGTCATAATGGGCGGACCACACAACATAGAGTGATGATGGTTATTACAGTATATCAATAGTTGTACATAAAGGCGTTTCCACATTCATTTTTCTCATAATTAATTTTACCCACACAAAAATATCCCATCATGTCTAATGAAAAAATTGTCTGTCAGCATTTATACAATTATACAGGCAATTCATGTTTCCTTCTGCCCGTTTTGATTTTTTTCATGCATCAGTTAATTAATCTGCATGAAATGGTTGGATCAAAACATGGTTATTGAACTTCTTttctacatagaagatcataCTAAACGGTTGCCTGATTATCTTCTGAACTTCCCAATAcctttctgatgcatttcagtcACTTCAAACCATACTTCCTTCAGCATGAAATACTGTCAAAGTACTATTAGACTGATTTGTAATAACTGTCATATACCCAATTAAAAAAGTAAACATTAGCCATTGATTACATCACTTTTTTTTACAGGATGGGGTCGCGGAAAAATGTGGATATCGAAATGGGTCTCTCGCAATTCTTAGTAAATACCGGTATGGGAATATATGGTCTATTCATATAAACTCTGTACTGTGGCATTTGTTCATGTTGTAAACACATGCTCATTGTGTTTGGTCTCTGTACATTTGTTGTACATTGGAACTTCATTGACATGCTTATGAAGTGCAATACATCTTTCAGATATTTCCTTACTAgaaatgtatgcatgcataaaGAAAAATGGACTATGAAACTCATTATAAATGAGGGTTTGGGTTGGGATATTACAGACCCCAAAGGAACAGACTTATCATACATGTTTGAGACAAATGAACAAGTCTCTAAAGAATAAGAACTGGTCCTTCTTTGGATGAAAGACATAAGGTAATTAATACGTGGATTATAATTGAGCAGTGGATTATAAGGCCCCATTGGACTGGGAAAGACATGGTAAAATGTTACAGAAGTGTCACATACAGAGGCCGATCTTCCTTAACACGTCTgtggtacagtacaatagagaaaTACGTATATAAAGATTCAGTCttactgtgtctctctatgtggcTGCATTTGTTTATGTGTAGGAGTTGTCAAGTTGCTCtaggtgtaatgatgtgtggggagggggagttGCAGTGAATGAAATGTGGACTTATTTTTCACCTGTGGCATCAGCTTATTGTATCCAACTGATTCAACTTTAAACATTATCCACATTCGAGGAGCCTGACTTCTCTATGTAGGAGACAGCATTTACCTTTGGATTGAACCTAAAAATGAATTACGTCCTGTTCCTTGGCAACAAATGAATCTGCATAAGCTACTgtaaacccactgggcacacagtgGTTGAGTCAACGTTGTTTCAATCTCATTTGTCAGCCGTTTGTGACGGGGAATCTATGTGGGAAAAAGTCAATCACTACTGTTTTCATATTTTTAACCAGCATAGTAAACATTGAAATTAAGTTAACTTCAATTTACAATGACTTAAAGTAACAGGTTGTTACATCAAAGTAATTTCAATCAGAACTATGCATATGTTGAAAATCTTTTAATTGCATTGAAAAAAATTTCATCCTATAGTCATTATCTATTGGTTGAAATTATTTCGAATTTTATATTTTACCTATTATTTGACCTTCTTTCAATGTTGATATTCAAATGATATGTTTGAATCAGTGAAATTGTTTCAATGTCATGCCATGAACCTAAatagagaggtacagtatattgaaATAAAATGTGAAGCCACAGTCCAATGGTTCCTGCCTGTGACTCCTATTGGTATAGGAGGGGTAATGAGCGTCGATGAGAACAAGTCTACCATCCAGATGCCTACCTCTACACTGGGTgtagacagactgaccaggtaaaagctatgatcccttattgatgtcacttaagtcattgtagatgaaggggaggagacaagttaattatttttattaagccttaagacatggattgtgtatatgtgccattgagagggtgaatgggaaagacaaaagatttaagtgcctttgagtgtgtcaagaactgtaatgctgctggatttttcacactccagtgtgtatcaagaatggtccaccacccaaaggacatccagcaaacttgacacaactgtgggaagcattggagtcaaaataAGCCAGGGGGAACACTTGACACCGtgtggagtccatgccctgacgaattgacgGCAAAAGGACAAAAgtggatgcaactcaatattagttttggtattttattaggatcccattAGCTGTTAcaaatgcagcagctactcttcctggggtccacaccaAACATGAAAcgtaatacagaatgacataatacagaacatcattagacaagaaccactcaaggacagaactacatacatttaaaaaaggcatacgtagcctacatatcaatgcatacacacaaactatctgtcaggacccggttacaaacccGGGTCTCCGGTGTGAGAAACAGTCCCGTAGCAAACTGAGCCATGAATAGTCATTAGAACctagaagatgaggcagacacagcagtacttgagacagtgttttaataaagtaaaaggaaagatcttcaggcaaaaatataaatccacaacgtcAAAAGTAATTCCAAGAGAACAAAGGTGATCCAAGGCAAAAAAGTAAATCCACAAGTTGGTAGATACAGCagaaaaagcctcaaaagataaagcctcaaaaataaataaacaagaacaaaaacagagtACCACAAGCGAGTCCAACTGGAGCAACAAATGTTCACAGCATCACTGGGGCTGGGTGGCAacattcaaacacagagcaaagaactgaggaaaactaagggtttaaatacaatcaagggaaacgaggcacaggtgcaaataataactgggaacaagggaaaacaaaagggtcaaaaagcacaatgggggcatctagtgaccaaaaccggaacaaccctggccaaaacctgacactatctaggtcaaataggggagaggcattgtgccaggatgtgttgctttatctgtttatttttttaaatcagggTTGCTGTTTATtggagcaatatgagatggaaggaaatTCCATGCAATAATTTGTTCTAGATTTGGGAActtggttgaatcatcagcatacatggacacgcatgctttgtttaatgccagtggcaggtcattggtaaaaaaaatagaaaagagtagagggcctagagagctgccctgtggtacaccacactttacatgtttgacattagagacacatctattaaagaaaaccctttcttctattagatagatagttCCGAATTCATGATATggaagaggttgaaaagccatagcacttaagtttttcaacaacaggttatggtcaataatatcaaaggctgcactgaaatctaaccgtacagctcccacaatcttcttattatcaatttctttcaaccaatcatcagtcattggtgttagtgcagtacatgttgagtgccgttcttataagcatgctgaaagtatgtggttaatttgtttacagagaaataaaattgtatttggtcaaacacaatttactcctacagtttgctaagagctggcagcaagcttataggcCTGCTGTTAGAACCAATAcaggccgctttaccactcttgggtagcggaattactttggcttccctccaggcctgaggacaaagactttcatCTAGGCTCAGatttaaagatatgacagataggagtggctatagagtcagttaccatcctcagtagctttccatctaagttgtcaatgcctggaggtttgtcattattgatcttAAACAACagttttccacctctcccacactaactttacaaaattcagaCTTGCACTGCTTTcctttcattatttttttttctATGCATGAATATAATTGCTCACTGTTAGTCATGGGCATTTCCTGTTTAAGTTTGCCCACGTTGCCAATgaaataataattaaaataattggcaacatcaaatggttttgtgatgaataagccatctgattcaatgaatgatggagttgaatttgtctttctgcccataatttaatTTAAAGTGCTCCCAAGTtttttttccatcattctttattttattgatcttggcttcataatacagtttcttcttctttttgttgagtttagtcacataatttctcaatttgcagtaagtaaaacagtcagatgtgcagccagacttagtagccactccttttgccccatctctttcaaccatacagtttttcaatccatggagcctgaacagttctaacagtcagtttcttaacaggtgcatgtttatcaataactGGAAgcagcaatttcataaattcatcaagtgcagcgtctggatgctcctcatcagaccaacaaatatttttaacatcatccacattagagtcacagcaaaatcttttgtttgatctcttatacactattttaggcacagctgttggaaatgtggctttcctggatatagacactatattgtgatcactgtaTCCAATTGTTACGGATATACTGTAGCTTtggaacaaagttctacagtgttagtaaaaatgtgatcgattcatgtggatgatcttgttcctgtagtgtttgtaaacaccctggtaggttgatttataacctgaaccagattacaggcactggttacagtacgAAGTTTCCTCTTGAGAGGACAGCTTGATGACACCAGTCACAATTCAGGTCCCCGAGACAGTAGACCTCTCTTACACCACATACACTATCAACCATTTCAcccatattatttagatactgactgttagcacttgctGGCCTATAGaaacaccccaaaagaaaaggctttagataTGCCAAGTggacctgcaaccacaacacttcaataacacttgacataagatcttctccaagcattacagggatatgaatgaatatatacagcaacacctctcCCATAAGCATTTTTGTCTCTTCTATAAATGTTacatccttgtattgctactgatgtatcatcaaattaattatctaagtgagtctcagaaatggccaatatatgaatgttatctgatgtcaCTTTGTCCTCAGGCTCcatccaggtctcatgtggagattctgcaattccgtCCACAACCGTGTTGTTTTGCCTTGACTGTCTCTCAAGATAGATCAATCAGACtgtcattgttatcatggattcacacacagaactgatgtcctctctcattgacttacagattgctgtcatcttgccattctcctgtttcaactcatcgagctgaccctgggataactgcaaactgttcttcaggtcctggacctctctggtcaggtcgTCCTTTCTTCTTgaagctattttcttgttgttgtaacaactgcttgtaggactctttttgttttgtttaacctttctagggcaagcgttccgctagcggaacccctcgtcgacattccgctgaaaaggcagcaagcgaaattcaaaaatatttttgggaaatatgtaactttcacacattaacaagtccaatacagcaaatgaaagataaacatcttgttaaaacctattatggctgcaatcccgatatcgggatagatatgacaactaccagtgaaaatagagggcgccaaattcaaaccacagaaatctcataattacaattttttttaactattctcgttgttaatcccaccaaagtgtctgattttcagcgaaagcactacaaacgattatgttaggtctccaccaaaccacaataagcacagccattttccagcaaaatatagcattcacaaaaaccagaaattaAGATTAAATtgatcact is from Oncorhynchus masou masou isolate Uvic2021 chromosome 32, UVic_Omas_1.1, whole genome shotgun sequence and encodes:
- the LOC135526994 gene encoding 5-hydroxytryptamine receptor 1D-like translates to MDQDNSSIDPFFTNATESSEPTEALWDKATLLGLQIFLSAILAIVTLATVLSNAFVIATIFLTRKLHTPANFLIGSLAVTDLLVSILVMPISILYTVSKTWALGQIVCDIWLSSDITFCTASILHLCVIALDRYWAITDALEYSKRRTMRRAGLMITVVWVISISISMPPLFWRQAKANEEVMECIVNTDQISYTLYSTFGAFYVPTVLLIILYGRIYVAARSRIFKTPVSCGKRFTTAQLIQTSAGSSICSINSASNQEGHLHPGGGGNTGGVAVNGGGGSSGGSPLFNNCVTVKLADSVLERKRLCTAREKKATKTLGIILGAFIVCWLPFFVVTLVLAICKECWFHPVLFDVFTWLGYLNSLINPVIYTAFNDEFKLAFHKLIKFKRCY